In a genomic window of Methanosarcina horonobensis HB-1 = JCM 15518:
- a CDS encoding sensor histidine kinase: protein MAIDISKKVLIITLLIFTILTASFTFTHNMQLSNFLELEQADTLENVERVQNAVATEQGYLDYIVQDWACWDDTYQFIEDKNQEYINVDLQNQTLSGINVNVMIFVNSTGEVVYVKSVDTQTAEEIPVPEGLLAMIEDGSLLTKEEDDPISGFVLLDEDPMFIACHPILTTKYEGPSRGTLIFGRYFDDDLLDSFKKVTRSSLLMYRADEKMPTDFQTKIKNFSENSDKIMVEPINEEQIAGYFGLKDIKGHLALLIRADFPRELYLHGEKTLNYMYFFLLLTGLMTGIGVKFVLDKLFISRLVEIDDFVTKVRSEKDLSKRLSLEDDDELYRLSKEINGMLNEIYLAEQELKAQAREKKVLLDSLNELTVFMDPELRIIWANKAALEHMKMDLEEAIGVCIKAVPGISGSLVEYLHVEQIFTTGEKKSGEFVAKDGKVWFAQAIPVPDEQGKIIGILQTCRDITERKEAERLLHEKQIAEVANRTKSEFLANMSHELRTPLNSIIGFSDLLHEKVYGELNEKQTKAVGNISRSGKHLLSLINDILDLSKVEAGKLELNYKEFELISKLKTIKNLLSPIADRKNIEVKIAVDKDLTTICADDARFVQILYNLLDNAIKFSHENGLVKIEAKKKGDLVEIKVTDNGIGIKAEDQYKLFKPFSQVDSFSSKKFQGTGLGLSLVKQIVNLHGGYVWFSSKIGEGSTFAFTIPIKGNDRNDGNNEVKPLNDTETAENLESEGKNKNINQF, encoded by the coding sequence ATCGCAATAGATATTAGCAAGAAAGTTCTTATAATCACCCTCTTAATTTTTACAATTCTTACGGCCTCATTTACATTTACACATAACATGCAGCTTTCCAACTTTTTGGAGCTTGAACAGGCCGATACATTAGAGAATGTAGAGCGGGTGCAGAATGCTGTTGCTACAGAGCAGGGTTACCTTGACTATATTGTCCAGGACTGGGCCTGCTGGGACGATACCTACCAGTTTATTGAGGACAAAAATCAAGAGTACATAAATGTTGATCTGCAGAATCAAACACTTTCCGGGATTAATGTTAATGTTATGATTTTTGTTAATAGTACCGGGGAAGTGGTTTATGTAAAATCTGTGGATACCCAGACCGCAGAAGAAATACCTGTTCCCGAAGGACTTCTTGCAATGATAGAAGATGGAAGTCTTCTTACAAAAGAAGAGGATGACCCAATAAGCGGTTTTGTTTTGCTTGATGAAGACCCCATGTTTATTGCATGCCACCCTATTCTCACAACAAAATACGAAGGACCTTCAAGGGGTACTCTCATTTTCGGCAGATATTTTGACGATGATTTACTCGATTCTTTTAAGAAAGTTACCCGTTCTTCTCTTTTAATGTACAGGGCAGACGAAAAGATGCCTACGGATTTTCAGACGAAAATCAAAAATTTTTCGGAAAATTCGGATAAAATAATGGTTGAACCGATAAATGAAGAGCAGATAGCAGGTTACTTCGGGTTAAAAGACATAAAGGGTCATCTTGCTCTGCTTATCAGGGCTGATTTTCCAAGGGAACTCTATTTACACGGCGAAAAAACCCTTAACTACATGTATTTTTTTCTACTTTTGACAGGACTTATGACAGGAATCGGAGTCAAATTTGTGCTTGATAAATTATTTATTTCAAGATTAGTAGAAATCGACGATTTTGTTACAAAAGTCAGGTCGGAAAAAGACCTTTCCAAAAGGCTGTCACTGGAAGACGATGATGAACTCTATCGTCTCTCAAAAGAAATAAACGGGATGTTAAACGAAATTTATCTGGCAGAGCAGGAGTTAAAAGCTCAGGCACGTGAAAAGAAAGTCCTGCTGGACTCGCTCAACGAACTAACTGTCTTTATGGATCCCGAACTCAGAATCATCTGGGCAAACAAAGCTGCGCTTGAACACATGAAAATGGACCTCGAAGAGGCAATAGGAGTTTGCATTAAGGCTGTTCCGGGCATAAGTGGTTCTTTAGTTGAATATTTGCATGTCGAACAGATCTTTACTACAGGTGAGAAGAAATCAGGAGAATTTGTCGCAAAGGACGGAAAAGTCTGGTTTGCTCAGGCAATTCCTGTGCCTGATGAGCAGGGAAAAATCATAGGGATTCTCCAGACATGCAGGGATATTACTGAAAGAAAAGAAGCTGAGAGACTGCTTCATGAAAAGCAGATCGCAGAGGTTGCAAACCGCACCAAGAGTGAGTTTCTTGCAAATATGAGCCACGAACTAAGAACCCCGCTTAACTCAATAATAGGGTTCTCTGATCTGCTTCATGAAAAAGTATATGGGGAACTTAATGAAAAACAGACCAAAGCTGTAGGGAACATATCAAGGAGCGGAAAACATCTCCTGAGTCTGATTAATGATATTCTTGATCTCTCAAAAGTGGAAGCCGGAAAGCTCGAACTTAATTATAAAGAATTTGAGCTTATCAGCAAGCTTAAAACAATAAAAAATCTGCTATCTCCTATTGCAGACAGGAAAAACATTGAGGTTAAAATTGCTGTGGATAAAGATCTTACTACCATTTGTGCTGATGATGCCCGTTTTGTTCAGATTTTGTATAATCTGCTGGATAATGCCATAAAGTTCTCTCACGAAAACGGACTTGTGAAAATAGAGGCAAAAAAGAAAGGAGACCTGGTAGAAATAAAGGTTACAGACAATGGAATAGGGATAAAAGCTGAAGACCAGTACAAACTCTTCAAGCCCTTCAGCCAGGTAGACTCTTTTTCCTCCAAAAAATTCCAGGGAACAGGACTTGGCCTATCGCTAGTTAAACAAATTGTTAACCTGCACGGAGGTTATGTATGGTTTAGTAGCAAAATAGGAGAAGGAAGTACCTTTGCCTTCACAATTCCGATAAAAGGAAATGACAGAAACGATGGCAACAACGAAGTAAAGCCACTTAATGATACAGAAACCGCCGAAAATCTGGAATCAGAAGGAAAAAATAAAAACATAAACCAGTTCTGA
- a CDS encoding YkgJ family cysteine cluster protein, translated as MAKKMGISVSEFELKYLDILKTDDGTLIHVLKLGELCPFLNKETEACECRDFKPIICKIYPVVFTVEAGKVNFTIDNWCQLSRKKICRNYFESAIPLLSRLPIPIEWFRHVVSYDDLYFNYDKLKESRKGKNKCAVFTLKELLSFQRKVAPYELEAYRTEANKVEIYKIETASPGIDFCQEIEEPTF; from the coding sequence ATGGCAAAGAAAATGGGTATAAGCGTTTCTGAATTCGAACTCAAATATCTGGACATTTTAAAAACTGATGACGGCACTCTTATTCATGTATTAAAACTTGGAGAGTTGTGTCCTTTTTTGAATAAGGAAACTGAAGCATGTGAATGTCGAGATTTCAAACCTATAATCTGCAAAATTTATCCTGTTGTTTTTACGGTTGAGGCTGGGAAAGTAAATTTTACGATAGATAACTGGTGTCAGTTATCAAGGAAAAAAATTTGCAGAAACTATTTTGAATCTGCAATTCCGCTTTTGTCCCGTCTTCCTATTCCTATTGAATGGTTCAGGCATGTAGTAAGTTATGATGATCTTTATTTTAATTACGACAAACTAAAAGAATCCAGAAAAGGAAAAAACAAGTGTGCTGTTTTTACTCTGAAAGAACTTTTAAGTTTTCAGAGAAAAGTGGCTCCATATGAGTTAGAAGCTTATAGAACGGAAGCAAACAAAGTAGAAATATATAAGATAGAAACGGCGAGCCCAGGTATTGATTTCTGTCAAGAAATTGAAGAGCCCACTTTTTAA
- a CDS encoding sensor histidine kinase, translating into MDVSKKLLIVTFTMFALLTGLLIVASHTILLSSFSNLEARDTIKNTEKIEQAIAWETLSIDRTARDWAFWDDTYEFVDTLSPKYIESNLDDSTLYDLDLNVMLFINKSGKVVYPMSVDLINEANVPVPTGILEQIDSGVLTTRENEDYIHGVILLEEGPMLIVARPILLSLEEGPYAGTLILGKYIDSSYIASLEERTQSSLSLYTLDTEMPPDFRDVFNEVTIEDTTAVNILGDERVAGYFALRDTTGKPVAILRADYPRELYAQGTKTLFYIYGFLLICGMVIGTATKFSLDRLLVSRLIAIDSFLEKVKKEKDTSKRLEMEGEDEIHRLSKGINEMLSSIRLAEQELKAREYEKKFILDSLEEIVVLRDPNFNIRWANKTALKNGDLLTAEVKELKSEKPQTKKAIYQKLQQPQAPIWTDQEFTSPEGKTWLLRSKPVCDEAGNTIAVLETGVEITERKKYETELFHAKQDAEVANRTKSDFLANMSHELRTPLNSIIGFSDLLYEKIYGGLNERQVKAVGNISSSGKHLLNLINEILDLSKVEAGSFELHYSMFWLAEAFAEVRDMLFPFAASKGIKIELEIENSLPRINGDRERLTQVLSNLMTNAVKFSNENGCVRVKALQSNNFINITVSDEGIGIAAADHDKLFKPFSQIDSSSSKKYQGTGLGLALVKEIVQLHGGTVWFKSEVGKGSTFGFSIPLCGRNE; encoded by the coding sequence ATGGATGTTAGCAAAAAACTGTTAATAGTTACTTTCACAATGTTTGCTCTGTTAACCGGGCTTTTAATAGTAGCATCCCATACAATTCTGCTATCGAGTTTTTCCAATCTTGAAGCCCGGGATACTATCAAAAACACGGAAAAAATAGAACAGGCAATTGCCTGGGAGACTTTGTCTATCGACAGAACCGCAAGGGATTGGGCTTTCTGGGACGATACTTATGAGTTCGTAGATACCTTAAGCCCTAAATACATAGAGTCGAACCTGGACGACAGCACTCTTTATGATCTGGATCTCAATGTTATGCTTTTTATAAATAAGTCAGGGAAAGTTGTCTATCCGATGTCTGTTGATCTCATAAACGAGGCAAATGTTCCGGTTCCGACAGGAATTCTGGAGCAAATTGACAGTGGAGTTCTTACGACCCGGGAAAATGAGGATTATATACACGGAGTCATACTGCTTGAAGAAGGACCGATGCTTATCGTTGCTCGCCCCATTCTGTTAAGTCTCGAAGAAGGTCCTTATGCAGGAACTTTAATCCTTGGAAAATATATTGACAGTTCTTACATTGCTTCTCTTGAAGAACGTACTCAGTCTTCCCTATCACTCTATACTTTAGATACGGAAATGCCTCCGGACTTTAGGGATGTTTTTAATGAAGTTACCATTGAGGATACAACTGCTGTCAATATTCTTGGGGATGAAAGAGTAGCCGGGTATTTTGCATTGAGAGATACTACCGGGAAACCTGTAGCCATCTTGAGAGCTGATTATCCACGTGAACTCTATGCCCAGGGTACAAAGACTCTATTTTATATTTACGGTTTTCTACTAATTTGCGGAATGGTCATAGGAACCGCAACCAAGTTCAGTCTCGATCGTCTCCTTGTATCAAGGTTGATTGCTATTGACAGCTTCCTTGAAAAAGTAAAAAAGGAAAAAGATACCTCAAAGCGGCTGGAAATGGAAGGAGAAGATGAGATTCACAGGCTTTCAAAAGGTATCAACGAAATGCTTTCCAGCATCAGACTTGCCGAGCAGGAGCTTAAGGCAAGGGAGTATGAAAAAAAGTTTATTCTCGATTCTCTTGAAGAAATAGTGGTTCTAAGGGATCCGAACTTTAATATTCGCTGGGCAAACAAGACTGCCCTTAAAAATGGGGATCTGTTAACGGCTGAGGTTAAAGAACTGAAATCTGAAAAACCTCAAACTAAGAAGGCTATTTACCAGAAACTCCAGCAACCCCAGGCTCCCATCTGGACAGATCAGGAATTTACCTCTCCTGAGGGAAAGACCTGGCTTCTCAGGTCAAAACCCGTGTGTGACGAAGCCGGAAATACTATTGCAGTTCTGGAAACCGGAGTGGAAATAACGGAACGGAAGAAATATGAAACTGAACTCTTCCATGCAAAACAGGATGCAGAGGTTGCAAACCGTACCAAAAGCGACTTTCTTGCAAACATGAGCCATGAGCTACGAACTCCTCTAAATTCGATAATAGGATTCTCCGATCTTCTGTATGAAAAAATTTACGGAGGACTTAATGAAAGACAGGTTAAGGCTGTTGGGAATATATCCAGCAGCGGAAAACATCTGCTGAACTTGATCAATGAGATCCTCGACCTCTCCAAAGTGGAAGCAGGAAGCTTTGAACTTCATTACAGCATGTTCTGGCTGGCTGAAGCATTTGCTGAAGTTCGGGATATGCTGTTTCCATTTGCCGCTAGCAAAGGAATAAAAATAGAGCTTGAGATTGAAAATAGCCTCCCAAGAATTAATGGAGATAGGGAGAGGCTCACACAGGTTCTGAGCAACCTGATGACAAATGCAGTTAAATTCTCAAATGAAAACGGATGTGTAAGAGTAAAAGCATTGCAAAGCAACAACTTTATAAATATCACCGTATCCGATGAAGGAATAGGTATTGCGGCAGCCGACCATGATAAACTTTTCAAGCCTTTCAGCCAGATTGACTCTTCTTCGTCCAAAAAGTATCAGGGAACCGGACTTGGCCTTGCTCTTGTGAAAGAAATTGTTCAGCTTCACGGTGGCACCGTTTGGTTCAAAAGTGAAGTAGGAAAAGGAAGTACGTTTGGTTTTTCGATTCCTCTCTGCGGTAGAAATGAATAA
- a CDS encoding transglutaminase-like domain-containing protein, with the protein MRKNRERSVSKNQEESEVGVGNRMKRIGVILLTVIIIAVSVCACENLEAGNSEISRKTDCITSIYEAISGCVTSKTAESDIISYCSSIENQISGSWCFNLIDVIENENYSVESLNWKFGLSARDVNMMQNRQSMVRNNQPIFRREIPSKMPPDFTREESVRRGIPDRDKLNNFMEEQTLQYENMTSTSNYQMYVTPYTEAVESYLEENDLDDKYEIYEAALSWTWVSDETLNGEEENWLTPTEFLEETPSYSSNPVYGEPASDCEEQANTLASLLIASGEYNESTVRVAIGKVDFGDVSGGHAWVEVYEDGEWFPLDPTDGPYYDDESSELILADSSEINYDKYSDSIYPVVEIWYYYNNEYLIDFGTRCGNAPVSWNNIPKSYQKIKSGRT; encoded by the coding sequence ATGCGAAAAAATAGGGAAAGATCAGTATCAAAGAATCAAGAAGAGAGTGAAGTAGGGGTAGGTAACAGAATGAAAAGGATTGGTGTAATTTTGCTGACTGTTATTATAATAGCAGTATCTGTCTGTGCCTGCGAAAACCTGGAGGCAGGAAATTCAGAAATTTCCCGAAAAACAGATTGTATAACCAGTATTTATGAAGCTATCTCCGGATGTGTTACTTCTAAGACAGCTGAGAGTGATATTATTTCTTACTGTTCATCTATTGAAAATCAGATTTCGGGAAGTTGGTGCTTCAATTTGATAGATGTTATTGAAAATGAAAATTATAGTGTTGAAAGCTTGAACTGGAAGTTCGGTTTGTCTGCCAGGGACGTAAATATGATGCAAAACAGACAATCCATGGTAAGGAATAACCAGCCGATTTTCAGGAGGGAAATCCCGAGCAAGATGCCTCCTGATTTCACCAGAGAAGAGTCTGTAAGAAGAGGAATCCCTGACAGAGACAAATTGAATAACTTCATGGAAGAACAGACGCTGCAGTATGAGAATATGACATCCACATCCAATTACCAGATGTATGTTACCCCATACACTGAAGCTGTAGAATCCTATCTCGAAGAAAATGATCTCGATGACAAATATGAGATTTACGAAGCAGCTCTCTCATGGACATGGGTCTCGGATGAGACTCTGAATGGTGAAGAGGAAAATTGGCTCACCCCAACTGAATTCCTTGAAGAAACTCCTTCTTATTCCAGTAACCCTGTGTATGGAGAACCCGCCAGCGATTGTGAGGAACAGGCAAATACCCTTGCTTCTCTTCTGATAGCCTCAGGGGAATATAACGAAAGTACGGTGAGGGTTGCCATAGGAAAAGTAGATTTCGGAGATGTTAGTGGTGGACATGCCTGGGTCGAAGTTTACGAGGATGGAGAATGGTTCCCTCTGGATCCGACTGACGGACCTTACTATGATGACGAAAGTTCAGAACTGATACTCGCAGATTCATCGGAGATTAACTATGATAAATACAGCGATAGTATATATCCTGTTGTAGAAATCTGGTATTACTACAATAACGAGTATTTAATAGATTTTGGAACGCGCTGTGGAAATGCACCAGTATCTTGGAATAACATACCGAAAAGCTACCAGAAAATAAAATCGGGTCGGACATAA